From Argopecten irradians isolate NY chromosome 12, Ai_NY, whole genome shotgun sequence, one genomic window encodes:
- the LOC138304841 gene encoding protein FAM185A-like, giving the protein MNLCIRKTVCFLDKVVKLSRTTTLSNFNIKPVFAPTAFRRSVHTGNHVDADVENRLLEQWCCGVGHFGKLKLNLPFDTQVSSLNPQLYPDMDKVIIKMLYTGEEIPSQDDLHEFLSGLTKMYELKFDTHDSVRPEEIVVDGRFKAARLPIICQCNIPIKFDLDVNCGQGSAIIQGMESDSINVKAKSCSFISTKSGSVNAESNEGDLICKNLLQGNVNLKAKGSSNIITGRLQGTEITCTSDNGNITCSSVYCSRAEFTSHHGNIKLANCHSDTHVTVPQGNLTIDSLEGNLNADVKKGSTDLFITRPEKVKVISETGNINIRVDKTINSELHLQGRTVDVDDSLEFKEESSTESNQQMFVKGCINGNQAMISAETSDGFVQVKQQDWFQSLNLKFQSG; this is encoded by the exons ATGAATTTGTGCATACGAAAAACTGTGTGTTTTCTCGATAAAGTTGTTAAACTGTCAAGGACGACAACATTATCAAACTTTAACATTAAACCCGTGTTTGCACCAACAGCTTTCAGAAGAAGTGTCCACACTGGGAACCATGTGGATGCTGATGTTGAGAACAGATTGTTGGAGCAGTGGTGCTGTGGGGTCGGACACTTTGGCAAACTAAAACTTAATCTCCCGTTTGACACTCAAGTATCCAGTCTAAATCCACAGCTATATCCCGATATGGACAAAGTTATAATAAAAATGCTGTATACTGGTGAAGAAATTCCATCCCAAGATGATCTTCATGAATTTTTATCTGGCTTAACAAAGATGTATGAACTGAAATTTGACACCCACGACAGTGTGCGTCCAGAAGAAATCGTTGTAGACGGAAGATTCAAGGCAGCAAGACTGCCAATTATATGTCAGTGTAATATCCCAATAAAATTTG ATTTGGATGTAAACTGTGGTCAAGGTTCAGCCATTATACAAGGGATGGAAAGTGACAGTATCAATGTGAAGGCTAAATCATGCAGCTTTATTAGTACCAAG AGTGGCTCTGTCAATGCAGAGAGTAATGAAGGTGACCTTATCTGTAAGAATCTTCTACAAGGAAATGTAAACCTTAAGGCTAAAGGATCTTCA AACATAATTACAGGCAGACTTCAGGGAACTGAGATCACCTGTACATCAGATAATGGTAACATCACCTGCTCCTCAGTTTACTGTAGTAGGGCAGAATTTACCAGTCACCATGGAAATATCAAACTGGCCAATTGTCACTCAGATACACATGTTACAGTCCCACAGGGAAACCTCACAATAG ATTCCTTGGAGGGAAATTTAAATGCTGATGTCAAAAAGGGATCAACAGATCTATTTATAACAAGGCCAGAGAAAGTTAAAGTAATATCTGAAACag GTAACATCAATATACGGGTAGACAAGACAATCAACTCTGAATTACACCTACAAGGTAGAACAGTGGATGTTGATGACTCACTGGAGTTTAAAGAGGAGAGCTCTACTGAAAGCAATCAGCAGATGTTTGTAAAAG GTTGTATAAATGGAAACCAGGCCATGATATCTGCAGAAACCTCAGATGGATTTGTACAAGTCAAACAGCAGGACTGGTTCCAGTCTCTTAATCTCAAGTTCCAATCAGGATGA
- the LOC138304842 gene encoding protein UXT-like, which translates to MSNTIPEKVLAYETFLNETLREDLRKLLDEQDKLYGEIAEYLQLKTVIERIQDTDYTKDELKTKVDIGCNFYVQANVPDASRIYVSVGFGFFVEFKMDEALRFIGKKTARLNEQVERTSKDIAKVKAHIKLVLEGLREMQGISSDTPAPFRDVLS; encoded by the exons ATGAGCAACACAATTCCGGAGAAAGTTTTGGCATATGAAACCTTTCTAAACGAAACTCTGCGTGAAGATTTGAG GAAACTTTTAGATGAACAAGACAAACTTTATGGAGAGATTGCTGAATATTTACAGTTGAAGACAGTCATAGAGAGAATTCAG GACACAGATTATACCAAGGATGAGCTTAAGACAAAAGTTGACATTGGATGCAATTTTTATGTACAAGCAAATGt ACCGGATGCCTCCAGAATCTATGTCAGTGTTGGTTTTGGATTTTTCGTGGAGTTTAAGATGGATGAAGCCCTCAGATTTATTGGTAAAAAGACCGCCAGACTGAATGAACAAGTTGAGAGGACAAGTAAAGACATTGCCAAAGTGAAAGCTCACATCAAACTTGTGCTTGAA GGCCTAAGAGAAATGCAGGGAATAAGTTCAGACACTCCAGCTCCATTCAGGGATGTACTGAGCTGA
- the LOC138304843 gene encoding ER membrane protein complex subunit 3-like has product MAELLLDSNIRFWVFLPIVVITFLTGIIRHYVTILLSSEKKTELQQVSDSHALIRSRMLRENGKYIPKQSFMMRKHFFNHENDGFFKKEKREGVAKNPMTDPNMMTDMLKGNVTNVLPMIVIGGWINWAFSGFLTTKVPFPLTLRFKPMLQRGIELQSLDASWVSSASWYFLNVFGLRSMYTLILGQDNAADQTKAMQEQMSGAGMMTPQDPMKAFKSEWESLEVSSHNWCLTGVEEELIDGHIQIETIYIKNKYS; this is encoded by the exons ATGGCCGAACTGCTGCTCGACTCCAACATCAGATTTTGGGTTTTTCTACCCATTGTGGTGATCACGTTCTTAACTGGGATAATCCGACATTATGTAACTATACTTTTGTCTTCCGAGAAAAAGACAGAACTACAACAGGTTTCGGATAG TCATGCACTTATCCGCAGCAGAATGTTGAGagaaaatggaaaatatattcCAAAGCAG AGTTTTATGATGCGCAAGCATTTCTTTAACCATGAAAATGATGGATTTTTCAAAAAGGAGAAACGCGAAGGTGTTGCCAAGAATCCTATGACAG ATCCTAACATGATGACGGACATGTTGAAGGGTAACGTTACTAATGTGTTACCCATGATAGTCATTGGAGGATGGATCAACTGGGCCTTCTCAGGATTCTTAACAA CTAAAGTTCCATTTCCATTGACTCTAAGATTCAAACCGATGTTACAAAGAGGGATAGAATTACAGTCATTGGATGCATCATG GGTTAGTTCAGCCTCCTGGTATTTCCTGAATGTGTTTGGTCTGAGAAGTATGTACACACTAATACTAGGACAGGATAATG CGGCTGATCAGACTAAGGCAATGCAGGAACAGATGTCTGGGGCAGGGATGATGACACCCCAGGACCCCATGAAAGCCTTTAAATCTGAGTGGGAGTCCCTGGAGGTGAGCTCACACAACTGGTGTCTGACTGGGGTGGAAGAGGAACTCATTGATGGgcacatacagatagagacaatttacatcaaaaacaaatactctTAA
- the LOC138304844 gene encoding uncharacterized protein has protein sequence MSTCKPLGKLAVILIDLQHSFVLGSWCRGVAVENIQKSFEECEKLVKSFLPNIPVLLTQCPFLNPQDRAFYSSVKGLFEERNYPVVYKYGTNIMEAEGAESWVRSMIERQVDTIVIGGCTTTSCVRVSSVALRRHFKHAPVQFIVDLTMCGARDDNYVKRCDACMEFYMFSGGTRNCELCVSSEDLTSPVELAKEYMSNAGVIVKEQFDWSPYLVQT, from the coding sequence ATGAGTACCTGTAAGCCTCTAGGCAAGTTAGCTGTAATACTGATAGATCTACAGCATAGCTTTGTACTGGGATCCTGGTGTAGAGGTGTAGCAGTAGAAAATATCCAGAAGTCCTTTGAGGAGTGTGAGAAACTTGTAAAGTCCTTCTTACCTAACATTCCTGTACTTCTCACTCAGTGTCCCTTCCTAAACCCACAGGACAGAGCCTTCTATAGCAGTGTAAAGGGGCTGTTTGAGGAGAGGAATTATCCTGTCGTGTATAAATATGGCACCAACATAATGGAGGCTGAAGGGGCTGAGTCGTGGGTGAGAAGTATGATCGAGAGACAAGTTGACACCATCGTCATCGGAGGTTGTACAACTACAAGTTGTGTACGAGTTTCTTCAGTGGCTTTACGTCGACACTTCAAACACGCCCCCGTCCAGTTTATTGTAGACTTAACTATGTGTGGAGCACGAGACGATAATTATGTTAAAAGGTGTGACGCCTGTATGGAGTTTTATATGTTCTCTGGGGGAACAAGGAACTGTGAACTTTGTGTTAGTTCAGAGGATTTAACTTCACCGGTAGAATTAGCAAAAGAATACATGTCAAACGCCGGTGTCATTGTAAAGgaacaatttgattggtcaCCTTATTTGGTGCAAACGTAG